The Magallana gigas chromosome 6, xbMagGiga1.1, whole genome shotgun sequence genome includes the window GTACATAAATTTTTCACTATATCCATCGTCTATCTATTCACAACTTACTTGTGCTAAGGAAAAACAACACATGAACAGTATCAGTCTAACACGAGAGAAACGTATGAACTTCCCACATTATACTTAATCACAAATTAAGACTATCGAATTTCTGTTTATGCCAGGAATAGGAAGTCTCAAACAATTAAATCAAGGTCATAATACCGAGTCCTGATTGAAAATAATCTTGTGGTCTgtcactgatttttttaaatttttgactttCGCCAGAACAGTGAATATAACAGAGCAGCTATGATGACGAATACAACTAACCCAATGACAAGGGCAGGGAAAAGGAAACTGACATCATCCGGAAGTGACGTTTGGCTCGAAAGTTCACTGTTTCTTGAACTACCCAGCGAGTTCCGCCCCAGTTCTCCCGGTGTGTTCAACCTTTGTATACTGCTCCTCCTATGGAGACGTGGCATAGCGGTCACAAATCTGTGCAAAGAACTTCCGGGACACAACCAATTCTAAAACAATGATCACCAATCCAAAACCTAGAATGACACCGCCATTTGTTGCAAACCAACTCTCCTTGCTTATTCATTAAATTGTCCACAGTCCTAGGTGTAAGGATATGGTACACAGAAGCTGAACTATTTTCTGTAATTGTACGATTCGTTCGGCTGTGTTAGATCATGTCGCGTCGTTGTCTTGAATTCATTACTTCATTGCTGCACATAGCACAGAAAAGGAAGAAAAGGCTTTTTGTCACAACTCTTTAAAACCTGCTATATCACTTTACATAAGTCATTCCATCCCTTTAAATACACTGAACTGTTCATATTACACCAATACGAAGGTAATCATTGTTATTATGACTATGCCGACGATTGTAAATGTTAAGTTGTCAATAAAGCACGTAAAAAAGTAAACATCTGAGAAATAAATCAATGTAATAAACACGTGTCACATTTTATGTGTTGAGGGTGTTatacatagattttttttattatcattgtgATCAAATAATCCGGGGAAGATTAAGTTTGGACAATACATTCTTCCGGTACTAGGAATTCAAAATCATTCTGTTTTACTTGCAACCTAGCAGCAGCTGTCTTGAACATTTCTTTATTCTGTACGATATCTTGAAGGATTTTACATGACAAGAACCTCACATTGAGACAGACTTTGCAAGGGACATGTACCCCTTCTCCCATGGTGGCCTCAGGTGAGAGCAAACAATatcaaacaagaaattatattaaaaaagacCTTAAGAACGAATGGatcaaaaagcaaaataaatcgATCAACGATGGACGTACAGGCAAATAAATGCTCTCGTTCATTGAATATCCCCGTAAAATTggaatattaatttcattatttcttaAGTCACCAGATCTCTCTCTGAGATATACCGGTGCAAGAAACATGTAAATCACtttacattgtatatgatatggaacagcaatacatgtatatatatttgggTTTGTTTCCAAAGTCCAGAGTCGGCTTGTTAAATGTCCATAGAAGGCGATGCTTCGCATAACCTTCTATGACATAAACGACCCTACAAATTTCTGTAGACAGTCACAATCCTAACAAgggttttgttttgtcgaggaccaaccattttgtttataaatatatataaaaagaagtGCATAAAAATGATGCTGCGTTCTCAGTGTTGCCTTTTAATTTTTAGCAATCACGCGACGCATTTTAGCAAATGACAAATTGTCATTTTATTCCTTTGCAAAACAAATACTTAGTAATAGCTGCTATATTAACCTcataaacaaatataacatGGAACTGTATCACAAATTactttaatgatataaatatagaaaaatatatatttcacatCCAGACAAGcgagaaatgtttaaaatttagcACTGAAGCAATGATAAGAATGTACACATCTTTACAACCAAACCGTATCTGTTAAACTTgtcacaaataaaatcaatttgtgTCAGAAATGTCCTTTCATACAAAATTTTCATCCACACTACTGTTGATAACTAAACAACTACATCCGGGTACTTAGGACGTCGACTCTCCTGGGTTGTGCGCCTCAAACCCATTATAATTTGGATTTCCTAAACCTTTATTTTCCTTTGATTTGGAGAAAGTCGCTCTTAGTTTTGACAACGTGACACGGGCCGTTGACTCGGAAGCGGAAGTTGACGACAATGTAGTCTCGTTAGTATCCGTCATTTCACTTTCCACGAGCACAGATTTCATGCCGTCATCTTGTTTAAGTCTTTGATACCAATAACAACCGCCGAGAATGACCAAGATGGAGAAAAGCAGGAGGATGATGGGAACGGTCACCGCAATCACCACCGAGTTCTCGTCGCCGCCCGCCGCCTGCGAGGACTCGACCGACTTCCgtaaacctaaaaaaaatttatatatagatattgtAGAAAGTCGCTAATGCACTTCCGTAATTTAGTGAGGTTGcgtgattttattttctgtccTTCATTAAATTATTCCTCCTGAGGCTTGCCAAgatatatgtgcaatttggTCTTCTCCACTTATATAGAAATTTGCATAGAAAAGATAAGCTAGCCAATAACAAAGTAgctatttaatttgatttgtttatcaatttttttgttacacTGTTTCATAGTCTATCAGAATATTTTGGTGGCAGCTGAGACTCTTAAGAAGtaagctcacctgagcagaCGACGCCTGCATCCTCGCCATGGTTACAGTTCTGTATGTTGATGCCGTTGTGTCGACACTCCTTGATTCCATTCTCTGTCCCTGCACAATCCACGTTGTCCAGCCAGATGGGGCCAGATCCGCGCCCGAACACCCCGTGTTTCTTCATCACTCCTGTTTCGTAGCCCAGACTTCGGCAGACGACAGTGGCGTCACGGTCGTCCCAGTAATCGTCACAGACTGTGCCCCACTCATTGGGCCCCGTCACAAACACCTCCACGCGGCCCATGTTTGTCGCCCCGGACACGGAGCCTGCCAGTCTCACGTTGGTTATTTCTGTAAATACATTCAGTGCTATAAACCTTAGTTTCATTTTAAGGAGTCCGGATGatcaacaaattcaaaattagaTCTGCATAAAATTtcaacatatgatttgtttagctatagaCGATTActtattgaagaaaaatatctacatatttaacttttttacaGAGTTCTCCTTGCAAAGGAGGTCAATACAGTcttaaaatggccacgaccatcgagctcCCTTAACCATGAAATGTTTAACCTTTCAATTCGTTTATTGTATAATACTTCTAATCAGATAAAACATCTGTTCTACTGACCGACTTTCTCCCGGAAACACCAGGCGGCCGCGTCCCTCGTGCGTCGTCTACAGAGTCGTTCGTACGTAGACTCCACCTTCCCCGAGCTGTTGAAGCCCGAGTGATCACATTTCATCAGCTCGTCCTCCTCCCCTAGACAACCCACACGTGTAAACCACAGCATGTCGTCAGGGTTACCGAACTGTCCACCCTCGATCTCGATTCCGTCGGCGTAGCCTATAGATGAGTAAACTCAGAATTAATACTGATCAAACCTAACCATGTAGTTCTTTTATCGAGGTGTTTAGAGGaaagaaaagtaagtaaagAAACTCACCTAAATCTCTACAAAAGACAGAGGCATCTCGGGAGTCCCATAGGAAGTTACATATGCCTCCAGTTTTCCCATCATACACAATCTCGACGCGCCCTCTATCGGCGTGAGATGAGTTCCTTAGTCTGTATTGAAGACCATCTGTGAAAAAGAAGTTTTGAGGTAAACGTTTAACTCaatgaaaggaaaacaaatcCGAGCCCCCTTATGAACGTAAAAAAGCAATTAAGGTGGTAAAGGAAACTTCTAcattgtgacgtacttcctacactcaattataactttatggattttttctttttcaaaactgttACCTAACATCATAGTGCAATATGATAGAGAGATAACTGCGAATCCAGGAGTATTAGTTCGAAACCGGTGGGTCTTTTTAAAGTCTTTATATACGGGAATACCgttccaaatttttttaaaatcttttctttttggtcaaatattgtaaaacttgaatatcctaaaccagtgaaagtgttttgattataatgtttttttacCAGCATTAACACCAACAGGgatcccataccaccttaatcgATCTCCTGCGTCAGTCTGACTTACTTGGCTGTGTGTAGCAGAGGACGCCGGCTCGGTTGTCTTTGTACAGACACTTGGAGCCTTGGTACCACTCCGTGTATTTACACTGAGCCAGACTGGTCTCCGTGCCAGTACACTGCACGTCACTCATCAGAATTGGGCGCTTGTAGTTACTGTTAGAGGGCACCTGGTAGGGTACCCCTCCCCTGAAGCCCAGTCCCTTACAAACCACGGTGGCCTCCTTCCTGCTCCAGCCGTTCATGCAGATGCTGCCCCAGATCCCGTTCATGTTGATCATGACTTCGCCGTGGGTGTCCGAGTGTACGTCATCCCGATCCAACGTCAGATTGAAGCCTGCGTTATAAGGAGTTACAGTGAACACAGCTTACATGGCGAACACAGTTTcagaattaaaataatagatttaAACAGGCCATGGAAAATTTGTCTATACTATAAATTTGGATATCGATATCATTGCCGAAAACGTCGAATTACAATACGTGAATGTGATATAATCTGttacaattaaaaattttaagatgaGGTAGTTTTTAAACTATGGATTTGAACTTTTACCTGTATTGTAGATTTGGACGTTACTACAATAAACCGAGATGTATTTCTTGCACACGGGTTTGTCCGTGAATTCAAAGTTGCAGTTGAACAAATCCTTTTCGTTGCCGCCACAATCAATGCGCCGCACTCTGATTGGTCCAGTCGTCTCCCCGAAGGCGGAGCCCAGCACCACCACCCCCTCCTTGTACCCCAGCGTCTGGCAGACGACACGCGCGGCCAGTCCATTGAATCCGTCGTCACAAACCGCCATCCACTGATCATCATGGTAGATCTCTACCGCTCCCATCGAGGCGTTGTATCCAAGATTTAATCTCACTATAAAAAACAGGACATAGGTAATAATAAATTTCTTAAAGCATAAAATTCACTGCATCATGAAAACCTCTGAGAAATTCATCAACCTACATTTGTTCACGCAGAAGACCCCAGCATCGTCCTTGTGAGAAGTACACTTCTTCCAGCCCGTGGTCACGACTTCCTCACTGAAACCTCTGTGTGCGCATGAGTGGATCGACTTCTCGTCGCCATTACAGACAAGATGACTGAGCCACACCGGCCCCTTGCCCTCCCCGTACTGGGCCCCGGAAATGGCGTATCCGTCCGAGAAGTTCATCATTCTACAGAAGACCCCGGCATCCTTGTCGTCCCAGGAGAGGTCACAGATCGTGCCCCACTGATTGTTGAAGGCCAGCTCTACCCGCCCGTAATTCTTACCGCCATTAGCCAGAGTGTAATTGATTCCTGGAGGAACATCAAGATTCAAGAGTTGTAGAAAAACATGGATTCATCGTGATATTGATTATGATAGTAATTGATGCGATTCGTTTTTGGAAAAGGGGCTGCATTTATGTTGATCTTTGAAGCTAAATTCATAATGTCAATAATTTGAGCTACGAtacgttttaatttaaaagaaatgttctggGTATTTTAAGGATGATGgtaatttattatttgaaacgtaaataaaattgtaataagACGCACGGTCTATGAATGCGCCATTGAGTACCTGACTCGTTGTAGCAGAGGGCGGCGGCAGCGTTAGCCATGGTGCTGTTCCCTAACGTCAGACGGTCATGGAACTTGCATTCCTGTAGCGACGCCTCGCTGCCCGTGCAGTTGAAATCACTGACCAAAAAGACTGGGTCTGACCGGATAGGATTTGAGGAGGTCTGGTAAGCGAGGCCATATCGCGCGCCCAACGACCGACAGAAGATGGCGGCCTCTTTATCGTCCCAATGGCGGCTAGAGATTCTTCCGGTGACGTTGAACTGCGACACCGCCACTACCCCGCCCATGCTAGACAGGCTGGAGGGGGCGTCGTCAGGGTTATCGGGACTCACGAAGCCAAAGGTCAGCtctaaaataaacattgttaGATAAACCTCATCAAACAGTTGAAAAAGAATGCTTTCTTAATTTATACCTTGCAACATATTTACGTCGTTAATTCTTTATATTCTGATCAAGACTAAGATACTAATAAAGTGTTGTATTTTGGAATAGAAACTCATTTGTAAATGTTATCTAGTGTATAGGAAAAACTAAAGTCCTTACTGCCTGACATCATGGTCTCGTTCCTGAGATCCTCGGGGGTGAAGCACATGACTGAGGCGTAGGTGTCGTACTGATCACACTGGGAGTCCTTCAGACACTCACTAATGGAGCTCTCCGAGCCCGAACACTTCAGCGACTTTCCCTTTAGAATCGAGTCAAACGTTTTACCGTAGGCCGAGCAACAAATGGCCTTGCCCTCCACGAAACCGAGTTCCCGGCAGACGACTCGAGCGGACATATCGTCAAAGTCTCGGTCACAGATCAGACTCCAGGTGTCGTTGTAGTAAAACATCACAGGACCGTGCTTTGTTTCGACACCAATCCCCGTGTCCAATTTTACTGTAAATCAAGAAAAGATACGATACttacaaaaataatgtttaatgagtttttcaaatatatgtacattaaaaagTAACTTTATCTGcacattacaatatttaaagGGACCTGGACacgatttcaaatgaaaatttgatttttgatttctatgtataaaatagtttacttttgtattttgaatgactcaccaaaatttgaatgttagaagtcatgttacgagcaagatacagaggaaagaagttgttgttatgtaaacaaagctcgagtcttataagtttgtttacaaatactgtaaagtaaagaaattgccATTTCTCTATCAAAATAACTTGTGGAAACAAGATAGACTGATTCAGTGggttcataaataatttcattacaacAAACAGCAATATTAAATTGAAACAGTTACTTATACCAATACAACGAATATGTGAACATTAACgggactcgagctttgtttacaaaacaaagaattctaacctctgtaactcgcttgtaactcgatacttgacttttaaattttgtcaaagCATTGAAAACATCCATATTAACAATTCTagacataaaaattgaaaaaatacattttgaaaattttgagctcaaatcgtgtccaagtccctttaaaataataataatgtaaataacCTACTTGTGTTGTAGCAGTGTACGGTGGCGTCCATGTCATGTAATTCGCAGGTCTTGGAGAAGTTCCGCTTCCACCCCTCGTGTGGACAGTCCAGCAGAGAGTTTTCCTTCCCTTTACAGTGCATGTTGGGTTCATAGATCGGCACGTGGTCGTCCGCGCGCAGGTCCGCGTTTTTGTGGTAGGGGAAGCCCGTGTTGAAGCCCAAGGAGCGACAGAAGGCGCTGGCCTCGGGGTCGTCCCAGAACCGCTTACAGATGGTTCCCCACAAACCGTCTACCGCCATCTCCACGCGGCCATAGTAAGACGTTCCACCCGTCAACCGGAAGTTAACGCCTACAGGTAAAGTTCAATTAACTCAAATCTAACTCGTACAACAatagatcaaaataaaattcaagtaACTGCAGTCTGCTTACCAACAGTGGAATAACAAACAACTCCAGCGTCATATCTCTCGATGCAGTCGTCGACGTGACCAAGCGTGAAGTTGGGACACTGGGATAGCTTGTACTCACTTCCGGTACAATTCACTTTTGTAGCCCAGATAGGTGTACCCTTAGCAAAGAGGATTTTATGCTTGTATGGCAAAccttttggataaaaaaatgaattataatgtgAAGAGAAATTAAAATGAAGTTCTCAAATGTTAATACGAATACAGTAACCATGACACTAATTGTGGTTTTACCTTTGACATAGCCCATCTGTCTGCATGCCACTGTTGCGTCTTTCTCATCCCAATCATCTGCGCATATCCGACCGGAAATGTTCATATACGTCAATTCTAACGACCCGGAATTATTACTGGAACCGGCAATGCCAAGTGTATATTCTATCAAAAAGAAGTTTTTATTAATGTTCTTGGTCCAATTTTAAGctatatttgattttgataccgGTATAAACCGTGAGTTGAATATTCTTCGCTGCTATTTACCAGTCTTTGACGGAAGCTGTCCATTGTAACACGCCACAGCGGCGTAGTCTTGGTGACATGCAGCCACTGGCGGCGCCGCAGTGCAGTTAAGGAGGCTCTTCTCGTTTCCGGAACAATTGACCTTGTCGATGATTCCCGTGTCGTAGCTGTAACCATAGGCACCACAACAGACGGACAATCCATGTTCATACCCAAGCTGTCTGCACGTCACCCCTAGTTCACACAgttaaaatttctttacaatATCCTGAATAAAGTCTTGTTCAAGATTCATTTTCAGTTCATAAAAGCTATTCACGGTAAGCAAGATGTTCTGCTTCATCTAAGATTAGTTCAAAATAGTGTCTATGTGTTATGAACTTCAAAATAGTGTCTATGTGTTCTGAACTAGAGTACTGTTTAAGACTTACTGATGTCGGCTTCCGACCAGAGGTGTCCACATACAGTGCCCCAGTGGTCCTCCATATAGACCTGCACCACCCCGTGACTCCGCTTGTCTCCTTTGTCCAGGCGCACTGCAGGAAAAAAACACCACTCTTAGTAACATATTAACATTCCTAAACCTTCACTACAACAGGCTTACTGTACAATATATAACCATTTCGGTTTCAATGTACGAGGTCAGTTATCTCACCATTGTCCATGCAGATGACGCTGGCGTCCTTACACTGTGAGTAGTCGGGGTCCCAGTGTAGACTACATTGTAACAGTCCCTGCTCGTCCCCCTCACAGTCCAAGTAGTCGATCCACACATACTCAGTGCCGCTGGTCGTCGGGTCGGGTCCCACCTCCCCGTCAATGAAGCCCCGCCCAAGAGACCGGCAGAACACGCGTGCGTCACGGTCGTCCCACCGACGGTTACAGACCCGCCCCCACTTCCCGTTAAACAGAACCTCTACCACTCCGCTTTTTCCGTCTCCAGCAATCCGGAACTTCACGCCATCtgtaaaatcataaaataacgTCATTGAAGTAGGGCCAAAATAACAAATGTCAGAATGTCCGATAGAAATGGATCACTTTTAATGAAGACATTGACGACAAGGACAAGAACTGACTGGGATCCTGGTAACACAGCACGCCGGCCGACGTCCTGGTAAAACGACCCTCAATTTTCTCGGAACAACCCAGATCTTCCTCAAATTTCTTGTGTGGACAATCTTTCAGTGTTTGTTCAGTGCCACTGCAGTTGAAACGTCCCACGGATATTGGAGTTGTCAGTCTTGACGATCctaaatatacagaaaataaattatatttcagaAGAAATTTCAGTACCAATGATACATTGAATGAAATATCTTTTGTCTTGTGTAATTGATTGCATTTATTCAACAATTCTATTCAAAAAGTATAACAAAGGTACGTGGAGTTACCTACCCCTAAATGCCACGCCCCCATAAAAGTTCATCTGTCGACACGTGACATTTGCGTCATGGTCGTCCCAGTCCACGTTACACACAGGGCTCCAGAACCCATACTCATTAGCTTCCACGGATCCGTAATACTTCTCCTCTTCTCGAATCTTTACTTGTAATTCTGTAATTAAATTGTAGACTTCataaaaatctcaaaatcaATCAAGATTTAACATATACGCTTAGATAAAACGGTACTTGACTCGAACAAAATTATAATGGTAAAGAATGTCATTTACCAATCAAAACATGCTACCTTTTGAAACGATCTGGTTCTTTGAACAATACACAGACGCGTATTTTCCACTCCTACAAGGGACTTTAGTCGTTGTCTGGTGTGGGCATTGGTCCAAACTTCTCTCCGAACCCCGACATTGCACGTTAGTGACGGTGATTTGACTGGTTGGATGAGGACCCAGTGCCGAGCAGCACTGTTTCTTGCCGTAAGGGAATCCCAGGATGTTGCAGGCCACTTTCGCGGAGCGGTCCGTGAAGCCCTCGTCACATACGCTGGTAAATGTCTTGTTGATGTACATCTCTAGGCGACCGTAAAACACGTCTTTTGAATCCACAAGTCGTActgaaatgaagaaaaaaagaatgtatATATTGAAGTCAATAACCGTCTCATCACAAGAACACACAACGAACTGAAGGTATGTTTTAGCAGACAGAGATGTCCATGTACCTGAGTCGTAGCATTGTACAGCAGCGTCCGAGTTGTGAGAGAAGCACATGTGACGATTGCCTCCCCTTGGTATAAACATTCCACTCAAGGTTGACCTCTGCTCGTTGAAAGACATCGGGCAGTTAAAGATGGATTCTTCGTCTCCTTGACAACGTAAGTAGGCGATCCAGATTGGCCCGTCGCCCGCGCCGAATTGACCGTAGCCCAGTGCGCGGCCGCTTGTGTGATTGAGCATGCGACACAAAACTGTGGCGTCCTCGTCATCCCAGAAACCGGAACCACAGATGGTGCCCCACTGG containing:
- the LOC105327632 gene encoding deleted in malignant brain tumors 1 protein, translating into MGGQHRKVMGGQQTFFCGVLFALGYVGLKFVQSAEDKIYVRLVGGDQNGSTGRVEVARNRSGPWGSVCDDLWTEREAQVVCRNLNYQWGTAHSNSPFGEGSGSIFLDNVQCTGTESSLSECQHNGWGVHNCRHYEDAGVSCYNNSVRLKSRGVTNLGTVEIRTDAGWVQVCDDDWDREDALVVCREQNFNNGIALTGSKLGKISTHDSMPNVAFSRFHCNGNERSLLQCPHQNLTERCSNMKRASAICFNGPMNKNFDIRFVKTTNSSANTVWGEISVRRNGVWGQVCGSSTDWNDVAANVACRQMGFTGGVAYGTVNETLRPIWITKLNCTGNETSLDQCVKDKDSWGHPVHSCRPAYALCYRHSITADLVDGGSYYGRVQITYDGATGTVCDDSWSSSDARVLCKSKGYADGEPISNSYYGKGSGHIMMNGLSCYGYESSIFQCRNDGWMTYKGSECSNHTKDASVICYKDVRLSRGDHSHGVVQIMDQYWSVLCGEGFTDTDAKVICRELGFQYGRNLPKGTFGTFYGRYSRPNITCHGNESTILDCKYDELRSCQRENYLGYAAVSCYNGTLNKTLKLRLENGAFGYENQTGRVAVMKYGIWGRICPSAWDDKDADVVCRQLHYTGGVAYQETSSGSGPYFLGEVNCKGSESHLFNCSIGVEECDSQYSLGSAGVLCYRQQKPQLRLVGGTHNTGRLEIIMDDEVGTICDQGWSRYDATVACRQLGFTGGEFRRGLPGPNVTKFLSSMNCFGSESSIFMCRNPGWKQNIPSDCYEPNRNAGVFCYNNVRISSGQTEDNATTGQVEMYKDGNWVTVCADGFDENDAQVVCRELGFGNSKTLVPGAFGSKYYTNSILNLNCTGTEATVKECKFEEGTCAQRSYNYASVICSKYSMAREKVDLLPRSEFPDTLLVEKFGIQGTICAENWDDNAAGVACRQLGYTGGVPFGPRYYSSRTPIWLSSVNCTGKERNINDCTKAVAPVSQTCLSSRLAARVFCYNGNGFNIRLAGTDNTYSGRVEISYNGVWGTICDSYWNNNDARVVCRQLGFVDGVAQPRGKYGGGEGPSWLYYVRCDGNEKSIWECSNSGWNVTHTSCRTHEYDAGVYCTGQVRLEPNITFGAVELWQDTQYALVCADGFDDSDAKVVCHSLGYRNGISICCSVFGDMPDYQISINNVQCTGHESSILQCEYTNNADGCLSKRYASVACSNAASSGAYELRLSEDNKGVVQVRHLNVWGSICSDGFDNKDAKVVCRELGYQDGFSYYEHDFTRRRLSLPWLSNLNCTGNEGYIARCGNIRWGNVGNCSQDTKAAVYCLENANIPIRLINGSNNSSGRVELSINNQWGTICGSGFWDDEDATVLCRMLNHTSGRALGYGQFGAGDGPIWIAYLRCQGDEESIFNCPMSFNEQRSTLSGMFIPRGGNRHMCFSHNSDAAVQCYDSVRLVDSKDVFYGRLEMYINKTFTSVCDEGFTDRSAKVACNILGFPYGKKQCCSALGPHPTSQITVTNVQCRGSERSLDQCPHQTTTKVPCRSGKYASVYCSKNQIVSKELQVKIREEEKYYGSVEANEYGFWSPVCNVDWDDHDANVTCRQMNFYGGVAFRGSSRLTTPISVGRFNCSGTEQTLKDCPHKKFEEDLGCSEKIEGRFTRTSAGVLCYQDPNGVKFRIAGDGKSGVVEVLFNGKWGRVCNRRWDDRDARVFCRSLGRGFIDGEVGPDPTTSGTEYVWIDYLDCEGDEQGLLQCSLHWDPDYSQCKDASVICMDNVRLDKGDKRSHGVVQVYMEDHWGTVCGHLWSEADIRVTCRQLGYEHGLSVCCGAYGYSYDTGIIDKVNCSGNEKSLLNCTAAPPVAACHQDYAAVACYNGQLPSKTEYTLGIAGSSNNSGSLELTYMNISGRICADDWDEKDATVACRQMGYVKGLPYKHKILFAKGTPIWATKVNCTGSEYKLSQCPNFTLGHVDDCIERYDAGVVCYSTVGVNFRLTGGTSYYGRVEMAVDGLWGTICKRFWDDPEASAFCRSLGFNTGFPYHKNADLRADDHVPIYEPNMHCKGKENSLLDCPHEGWKRNFSKTCELHDMDATVHCYNTIKLDTGIGVETKHGPVMFYYNDTWSLICDRDFDDMSARVVCRELGFVEGKAICCSAYGKTFDSILKGKSLKCSGSESSISECLKDSQCDQYDTYASVMCFTPEDLRNETMMSGKLTFGFVSPDNPDDAPSSLSSMGGVVAVSQFNVTGRISSRHWDDKEAAIFCRSLGARYGLAYQTSSNPIRSDPVFLVSDFNCTGSEASLQECKFHDRLTLGNSTMANAAAALCYNESGINYTLANGGKNYGRVELAFNNQWGTICDLSWDDKDAGVFCRMMNFSDGYAISGAQYGEGKGPVWLSHLVCNGDEKSIHSCAHRGFSEEVVTTGWKKCTSHKDDAGVFCVNKLRLNLGYNASMGAVEIYHDDQWMAVCDDGFNGLAARVVCQTLGYKEGVVVLGSAFGETTGPIRVRRIDCGGNEKDLFNCNFEFTDKPVCKKYISVYCSNVQIYNTGFNLTLDRDDVHSDTHGEVMINMNGIWGSICMNGWSRKEATVVCKGLGFRGGVPYQVPSNSNYKRPILMSDVQCTGTETSLAQCKYTEWYQGSKCLYKDNRAGVLCYTQPNGLQYRLRNSSHADRGRVEIVYDGKTGGICNFLWDSRDASVFCRDLGYADGIEIEGGQFGNPDDMLWFTRVGCLGEEDELMKCDHSGFNSSGKVESTYERLCRRRTRDAAAWCFREKVEITNVRLAGSVSGATNMGRVEVFVTGPNEWGTVCDDYWDDRDATVVCRSLGYETGVMKKHGVFGRGSGPIWLDNVDCAGTENGIKECRHNGINIQNCNHGEDAGVVCSGLRKSVESSQAAGGDENSVVIAVTVPIILLLFSILVILGGCYWYQRLKQDDGMKSVLVESEMTDTNETTLSSTSASESTARVTLSKLRATFSKSKENKGLGNPNYNGFEAHNPGESTS